taGACAAGACCAGACCAGATGAGACAAGACATGGCGAAACAAGGCCAGACAAGGCCAGACAAGATGAGTccagacaagaccagaccagacaagaccagaccagaccagacaagaccagaccaCACTAGACCAGATCAGACAAGACTAGACCAGACAAGACCACAAtagaccagacaagaccagaccagaccagaccagactaaacaagaccagacaagaccaaacaAGACCAGACAAggctagaccagaccagaccagaccagaccagaataGACAAGGCTAggcaagacaagacaaaaccagaCAAGACTAGacaagaccagacaagaccagacaagaccagacgTGACAAGACCAGACCAGttcagaccagaacagaccagacaaGAACAGACCACACAAGAATACACAAGactagacaagacaagacaagacaagaacaGACCACACAAGAATaaacaagaccagaccagaccaaaccagaccagacaagaatagacaagaccagaccagaccaaaccaAACCAGACAAGAATAGAcaagactagaccagaccagacaagaccagacaaaacaacaaagaccagacaagaccaaaccagaccagacaagacaagaccagataagacaagaccaaaccggaccagaccagaccagatcagaccagacaaaacaaacaagaCCAGTCAAGACCAGACCAGTCCTGATAAAATCAGACCAGACAAAACCAGACCAGACAAAaccagaccagacaagaccagacaAGACTAGACCCAACCAGACGAGCagagaccagacaagaccagacaagacaaaaccaGACAAAACGAgacaagaccagaccagacaagaccagacaagaccagaccagaTGAGCCGAGACCAGACCAGTAGAGacaagaccagacaagaccagagcagaccagacaAGACCCGACCCGaccagacaagacaaaaccaGACCAGtcaagaccagaccagacaagaccagatGAGCAGAGACCAGATCAGACCAGTAGAGACCAGACCAGTAGAGACCAGAGCAGTCTAACACTACTGTTTCAGTTCCTCCCTTCCTTACAGTGACACTCCCATAGCCtcatattcagtgtgtgtgtgtgtgtgtgtgtgtgtgtgtgtgtgtgtgtgtgtgtgtgtgtgtgtgtgtgtgtgtgtgtgtgtgtgtgtgtgtgtgtgtgtgtgtgtgtgtgtgcgcgtgcgtgcgtgttaaGGTGTAACTCTGATTAACGGTTCAGCTGAAGACCTACTTCCCTTTGTGGCCAAACCACAGATTAATTACAGCCAGTCATCAgcgcccagagagagagaaagaaagggccAGAGGAGGACGCAATATAGTGGAGAAAAAGAGGCATGGATGTGAGTGGGAAGAGGGAAACACACAAACTCAATACCAAAAACACATTCTCTCAAATGTTCTTGTTTGTGTGAATGGCCACAGAGCAGCGGgacaaaaagacagacagacagacagacagacagaaagacagacagaaagacagacaaaaagaagacagacaaaaagaagacagacagacagacagacagacagacagacagacagacagacagacagacagacagacagacagacagacagacagacagacagacagacagacagacaaacagaaagacagacagaaagacagacaaaaagaagacagacaaaaagaagacagacagacagacagacagacagacagacagacagacagacagacagacagacagacagacagacagacaaacagaaagacagacagaaagacagacaaaaagaagacagacaaaaagaagacagacagacagacagacagacagacagacagacagacagacagacagacagacagacagacagacagacagacagacagacagacagacagacagacagacagacagacagacagacagacagacagacagaaagatagacagcaagacagacagaaagacagaaagacagacagaaagacgaccaaaagacagacagacagacagacagacagacagacagacagacagacagacagacagacagacagacagacagaaagaaagaaagacagacagaaagacaaacagaaagacagacagaaagacagacagaaagacagacaaaagaagacagacaaaaagaagacagaaagacagacagacagacagaaagatagacagaaagacagacagaaagacagaaagacagaaagacagacaaaaaGAAGACCAAAAGACAGaccaaaagacagacagacagacagacagacagacagacagacagacaaaaagaagacagacaaaaagaagacagaaagacagacagaaagacagaaagacggacaaaaagaagacagaaagacagacagacagacagacagacagacagaaagacagacagaaagacagacaaaaagacagaaagacagacagaaagacagacagacagaaagacagacagaaagacagaaagacagacaaaaaGAATACAGACAAGAAGAAgacggaaagacagacagacagacagacagacagacagacagacagaaagacagaaagacagaaagacagacaaaaagacagacagaaagacagacaggaagacagacagaaagacagacagaaagacagcgggacagaaagacagacagaaagacagaaagacagacaaaaagaagacagacaaaaagaagacagaaagacagacagaaagacagaaagacagacaaaaagaagacagaaagacagacagacagacagacagacagaaagacagacagaaagacagacagacagaaagacagacagaaagacagaaagacagacaaaaaGAATACAGACAAAAAGAAgacggaaagacagacagacagacagacagacagacagaaagacagaaagacagaaagacagacaaaaagacagacagaaagacagacagacaggaagacagacagaaagacagacagaaagacagcgggacagaaagacagacagaaagacagaaagacagacaaaaagaagacagacaaaaagaagacagaaagacagacagaaagacagaaagacagacaaaaagaagacagaaagacagacagacagacagacagacagaaagacagacaaaaagaagacagaaagacagacagacagacagacagacagacagacagacagacagacagacagacagacagacagaaagatagacagcaagacagacagaaagacagaaagacagacagaaagacgaccaaaagacagacagacagacagacagacagacagacagaaagaaagacagacagaaagacaaacagaaagacagacagaaagacagacagaaagacagacaaaaagaagacagacaaaaagaagacagaaagacagacagacagacagaaagatagacagaaagacagacagaaagacagaaagacagaaagacagacaaaaaGAAGACCAAAAGACAgaccaaagacagacagacagacagacagacagacagacagacaaaaagaagacagacaaaaagaagacagaaagacagacagaaagacagaaagacagacaaaaagaagacagaaagacagacagacagacagacagacagacagacagacagacagacagacagacagacagacagacagacagacagacagacagacagacagacagacagacagacagacagaaagacagacagaaagacagacaaaaagacagaaagacagacagaaagacagacagacagaaagacagacagaaagacagaaagacagacaaaaaGAATACAGACAAAAAGAAgacggaaagacagacagacagacagacaaaaagacagacagaaagacagacaggaagacagacagaaagacagacagaaagacagcgggacagaaagacagacagaaagacagaaagacagacaaaaagaagacagacaaaaagaagacagaaagacagacagaaagacagacaaaaagaagacagaaagacagacagagagacagagagacagacagacagacagacagacagacagacagacagaaagacagacaaaaagacagacagaaagacagacagaaagacagacaggaagacagacagaaagacagaccgaaagacagacagacagacagacagagtgctgTTCTTACCCTCCGTGTGGATGGCAGAGACGTAGCTCCAGTTGTATCTCTTGACAATGTCCACCATGGCTCTGGCCTGCTGAGCATCCGATGGCACCACCCTCATAAAGTACTTATACAAACTCTGTTGGAGATAAACAGTACTCATTAAGTACTTATACAAACTCTGTTGGAGATAACAGTACTCATTAAGTACTTATACAAACTCTGTTGGAGATAACAGTACTCATTAAGTACTTATACAAACTCTGTTGGAGATAACAGTACTCATTAAGTACTTATACAAACTCTGTTGGAGATAACAGTACTCATTAAGTACTCATACAAACTATATTGGAGAGAAACACAGTAGACTACTCATAAAGTACTAACAACATAGAATAGAATGGAGTAGAGTAAATTAAAATAGAATAGAGTAAAATAGAATAGAATTGTGTGCCTACTTTGTCACTGAGGTCCATGCTGGTAGCAGAGTAGGCGATCTGGGGTATGTTGAAGAGCTGTAGGAGGTTCTGGACCTGGATGGCCACAGAGCTGGAGCCTGGTCCTATCAGCCCGACGATGGGCTTCTTCCCCCGCATGGGGGTTGCAGCGGGGTCCGCACACCTCGGCCCTCCCCTCCCGTCGGCTCCTCCCCCGCCGCCCCCCCACACACTGCCTCCCCCCACCTCGGCCTCGTCGGAGGACACCAGGGAGTCTCGTATGAACTCAATGCTCTGCTCCAGGGCCACAGCAGAGTGCCAGCAGGAGTCTCTTATCTCACAGCCCAGGCTGATGTTGGGGAGGATACGGGGGTCAGCGTTGATACGGTCTAGAGTGTGCAGCATGGCCTCAACACGCTGGATACCGTACTGCTCACGCACCGAGCCGCATTTACGTTCGTGTACCTGGGTgaggaatacacacacaaacacacataaacacacacacacacacacactggataccgCTTTGCTCACGACACGCACTGAGACACTCTTACAATTCTGCAGCTGGGGATGtatacagtggggtctgaaattattgacacccttgataaaaaaTTAGCAACATTGACTGTATAAAGTGAATCATTGAAATACTGAGCTGTACTGTATGCAAAAACAACTAAAAGGGAAATGATataattttatactaatacaatggctcagagaaagagatttagaAGGAGTTAAGGGACCAAAATTATTGACCcgcctgttttcaatacctttcaataatTCAACTTGTGAGGATAAGGCCACTGTTTtctgagttggagaacacattgggagggatcatAG
Above is a window of Oncorhynchus kisutch isolate 150728-3 linkage group LG18, Okis_V2, whole genome shotgun sequence DNA encoding:
- the LOC109909496 gene encoding metabotropic glutamate receptor 5: MIWIILALPVWAWRGTVGDAQSNERRVVAHIPGDIIIGALFSVHHQPTADKVHERKCGSVREQYGIQRVEAMLHTLDRINADPRILPNISLGCEIRDSCWHSAVALEQSIEFIRDSLVSSDEAEVGGGSVWGGGGGGADGRGGPRCADPAATPMRGKKPIVGLIGPGSSSVAIQVQNLLQLFNIPQIAYSATSMDLSDKSLYKYFMRVVPSDAQQARAMVDIVKRYNWSYVSAIHTEGNYGESGMEAFKDMAAKEGICIAHSGKIWSNAGEKSFDRLLERLRAHLPKARVVACFCEGMTVRNILMAMRRQGLVGEFLLVGRSVDTGTAEIHTNTY